The region GATGGCGGCACGCTGCAGGGAGATCATCCAGTCTATGGGCGGCTCCACGAGCGGATTCAGCAGACGTCTGACCGCAGGCTGGGCGAGCAGCACCGTGCATCCTACTGCACCGGCGAGCAGCAGGGCTGCTCCGGCGGAGTTGCCGATATAGGCATACAGGCCGGAAATCACCGCCGTGCGGACCACAAAGCCATGCAGCAGAAAAACATAGAGGGTCCGGCGTCCCAGACCGGTCATGCGGCTTAACCCGTAAGGCACCAGGCCCAGAAATGACAGGGAGGCGATGAATTGCAGGCCATAGACCGCCAGCCGGAACAGACCCGCATACCATTCATGGGCGCCAAGCTGCATATAAGTCATACTGCCGTATAGCCAGCCGATGGGGAGATCACTGCCAAACAGGCCGACAGCAAGGAGCAGCAGGAGCGAAGCGGCGGCGGCAATGCTTTTGACATACCGCTGATACAGCTTCACAAAAGCTCCGAAGGAGAAATGGTACCCGATCACAAAAAAGGGCAAATAGACAAAGGTGCGGCTGATGCTGAACCAGATCCCGTCCAGTTGCAGATAACCTACGGCCATTCCTGCCGTAACAGCGAAGGCCAGTTGGGCGCTGCGGGTCCAGCGGCTCATGCCCAGCATCAGCAGGCGCCAGCAGATGTGGCTGGCCAGGAACCAGAGCAGCAGATAAGGAGCAAAGAAGGAATGCTGTATATTATTGACATGAAACAGGGAGGCGTCAAGTAGGGAGTAGAGGCTCTGAAAAATAACATATTGCAGGGCAATCTGCAGGAGTACCTTGCGTCCAGGCGCTCCATGTAAGCTTGAACGGGCAAAGTATCCGGTCACCAGTACAAACAGCGGCATATGAAAACTGAAGATCCACTGGTAAAGCGTGTGAAGTCCGCTCATTTCTTGAATCAGGGGTTCGATCGCATTGGCCACAAAGACAGTTACAATGAGCATGAAGCGCAGGTTAAGAAAAAAAGTCTCTCCGCGCGTGTCAAGCGGGCTTTCCCGGGTCATGACGTAACCTCCAATGAAATTAGGTTTACAGGGGATTGATACTTTAATTTTAAAATACATGATTTCCGGACAATAAATTGTGAAATACATCACAATAGCAAGCCTATCATTGGAAATGTCTGGGGCCAGATGTGGCGAAGTCTTGAAGGTTGTTTGAATTCACCGATTCCCTTATAATTTTCAGTATGCAGTAACCGGGAGTGAACACTAATGAAAAAGAATATAATCAGACGCCGTGTGCTTATTGGAGTGGTGTTGGTTCTACTGGTGGCGGGGGTGTTTATATGGAGGTATCTGACCCCGTATAAGCCGGAGGCACGGGCTGAAACCGCCCTGATCTCTGCCGGGGGAGTCACTGTTGAAGAGAATGACAACTGGATCTCGTTCGACCCCTCAGTGGTGCTAGGCACCGCTGTGATCTTTTATCCGGGAGCACTGGTCAAGGCGGAAGCATATGCGCCGCTGGCCCGTAAAGTTGCCGCTGCCGGTCACCCGTTCTACATTGCCAGAATGCCGCTTAATCTGGCTGTAATCAAAGGCGATGCCGCCGAAGAGATTATCCGCGTGCATCCGAAGCAGTCATTCGTCCTGGGCGGACATTCGCTGGGCGGCGTAATGGCTTCACGCTTTGCTGCGGATCATGCCGGCCAGCTGGAAGGCGTTTTTTTTCTGGCCTCGTATCCCGATGAGAAAGGCAGCCTGAAGGACACCACGCTGTCCGTCTTGTCTGTGCTGGGCACGCAGGATAAAGTCGTAGACCAGAAGAGCTATAACAAAGGGCGTTCCTATCTGCCGGGCAATACCGTATATGTGTCGGTTGAAGGCGGTAACCATGCCCAATTCGGCAGCTACGGGGCGCAAAAGGGTGACGGGACCGCTGCGATTACCGAAGAAGAACAGCAGACACGGACCGTCCGGGCGATGCTGGACTGGCTGGGGAATCTGCGCCAGAGCAAATGAACTAACGAATACCGAAGTAATGTAACGTATGCGGAAGGAGCGCTGGAATGCCTGTATTGCACATCAACGAACTCTCCGTTCCCGTAAGCGGCATCCTGTTCGATAAGGACGGCACGCTGCTTGATCTCCTGGCTACCTGGGGCAGCTGGGCTGAGCTGGTGCTTGAGGGGCTGGGCAGCCAGCTGACTCTAATTGGCAGCAGACCTGTAACGGGAGCTGATCTGGCCCCGGTGCTGGGGACGACACATGATGCTTCCGGACGAATTACCGGTTATGATCCCGCAGGTCCGCTGTCCATGGCAACGGCTGAGGAATCCACCGGGATTCTGGCCTGGCAGCTCTATACAGCGGGCGTCCCCTGGAATGAAGCGGTGACGCGCGTGAATGCCATCTCCAAGGAGGCCATGAATGAGCTGCGCCGCCGCCGTACGGCTGTGCCCATGCCGGGATTAATACCATTCCTGGAGCAGTGTGCCGCCGCTTCCCTGAAGCTTGGCGTTGTAACCTCTGACAATCTGTCCACCACCCGCGAGCATCTGGAATGGCTTGGCATCTCGGAATACTTCGGGGCGGTGGTTACTCGCGACCGGGTTAAGTACGGCAAGCCTGCACCGGAGATGGCTGAGAAGGCCTGCCAGGAGCTTGGGCTGCTGCCCGAAGAGGCGGTTATTATCGGTGACAGCAATGCGGATATGCAGCTGGGCCGGGGGGCGGGACTGCGGCTGGCGGTCGGAATCTCACCGGACGGAAGGGCAAACCATCTGCTGGATGCGGATATGGTCGTATCCGGCTACCCGGCACTCCGCTTAACGGTCTGAATGCATGACGAATAGGTACTGAGAGGACAGGTGTAGATCATGGAACAATTACAGCAACTGACTTCCTGGATTCAAAAAAGTAATAATATCGTCTTTTTCGGCGGTGCCGGAACATCGACGGAGAGCGGCATCCCGGATTTCCGTTCGGCAGCCGGTCTGTACCAGACGCAGCACAACTCTCCCTATCCGCCTGAGGTGATGCTCAGCCGCAGCTTTTTTATGTCCTCACCGGACATTTTTTTTGATTTCTACCGCAGCAAGATGATTCATCCCGGAGCGAAGCCGAACGGGGCCCACAGTCTGCTTGCAGAGCTGGAGGAGAGCGGTAGGCTGAAGGCGGTCATTACGCAAAATATCGACGGCCTTCATCAGATTGCCGGCAGCCGCCGGGTTCTGGAGCTGCACGGCTCTATCCACCGCAATCACTGCATGGGGTGCCAGCGCTACTACGGTCTGGAGGAATGGCTGGCGCAGGAAGGCTCTGTGCCGCGCTGCGAGGACTGCGGGGGCATCATCAAGCCGGATGTGGTGCTCTATGAGGAAGCGCTAGATCATGAAGTGCTGGTTGAAGCCGTGGATGCCATTACAGCGGCGGATCTGCTGATCATCGGCGGTACCTCGCTTACCGTTCAGCCTGCTGCAAGTCTGGTCACTTACTTCAGGGGGCAGCATACTGTACTGCTTAACGGCGAGCCTACCCCGTATGACGATCAGGCAGATCTGATTATTACAGAGCGGATCGGAGAGGTGCTGGGCAGAGTGCAGAGACTGCTGGGCTAACGCCCGGTCTTTTTTTGTAGAACCAGATTACTTAAGAAGCCGTGAGTTTAAAGAAGGGTATTCACAAAAGAGAAACGAGAGGCAGGGATTAACATGGTATATGTGGCTAGTGATGAACGGTATGAAGGGATGCGTTACAACCGCACCGGCAGGTCCGGCCTCAAGCTTCCGGCCATCTCACTCGGCCTGTGGCATAATTTTGGCGGCATTGATGCTTATGAGAACGGCCGTGAGATGATTACCCGCGCTTTTGATCTCGGGATTACCCACTTTGACCTGGCGAATAACTACGGGCCTCCGGCCGGATCGGCGGAAGAGCTGTTCGGCAAGGTGCTGGCCCGGGATCTCGCGCCGTACCGCGACGAGCTGGTAATCTCGACCAAGGCGGGATATACGATGTGGCCCGGCCCTTATGGGGACTGGGGGTCACGTAAATATATCCTATCCAGTTTGGACCAGAGCCTGAAGCGGCTGGGACTGGATTATGTGGATATCTTCTACTCCCACCGCCCGGACCCGGAGACACCTATGGAGGAAACGATGGGAGCGCTGGATCATGCTGTCCGCTCAGGCAAGGCGCTGTACATTGGCTTATCGAACTATTCGGCGGAGCAGACCCGGCAGGCTATTGCGATTCTGAAAGACCTGGGCACTCCGCTGCTGATTCACCAGCCGAGGTATTCCATGCTGGACCGCTGGATTGAAGGCGGGCTTCAGGAGGTGCTGGAGGAGCATGGGGTAGGCAGTATTGCCTTCACGCCGCTGGCTCAGGGTCTGCTGACGAATAAATATCTGAACGGCATTCCTGGAGATTCCCGGGCAGCCGGACCTTCGGCTGCGCTGAATGAGAGCCGGATTACGCCGGAGGTGCTGCGCAGAATCCACGCGCTGAACCAGATGGCGGTAGCGCGCGGCCAGAGTCTGGCCCAGTTCGCCCTGCTCTGGACGCTGCGCGGCGGCCGGATCACCTCGGCATTGATCGGCGCCAGCCGGGTCAGCCAGATCGAGGAGAATATAGCCGCGCTGTCCCATAGTGACTTCACGCAGGAAGAGCTGGACCGGATCGAAACGATCCTTAAGACAGAAGAGTGAAGGCTAAGGTACTCAGCCTAAAAGTTGCCTTAAGGTCCAGCTTCCATAAATAACAACGCAAGCAGCCCGCTTCCTGTTCAGGAGACGGGCTGTTGCTCTAGGTGATAGGGCTATTTCTCCCCAGGGTTCACTGTAGCTTGGCGGTAAGCGGTGGGGGACTGGCGGTAAAAGCGCTTGAACTGCCGGGAGAAATACAGGGCATCGGTCAGTCCGACTGATGCTGCTACCTGCTCCACGGACAGCTCAGGGCGTTCACGCAGCAGCTGGCGTGACTTCTCCACCCGCAGCTTGAGCAGGTAAGTGACCGGAGAGAGCCCGGTCTCCTGCTTGAAGATGCGGGAGAGATAAGCACGGTTATACCCCAGACTGCCGCACATCTGTTCAATTGAGACCGGATGGGCATACTGAGAAGCCATGTAGTGAATCATCTGCTTCACCGTCCGCTTGATCTGTGATTCCGCACCCGGCAGCCGGGAGGAGGAGACCAGCAGCTCCGCTGCCTCCCCTGCGATGAGGTACAGATACCCCAGAGAGGTCAGGGCGGCGCTCTCCTTATTGGCATAGAAGGCGGACATCATCCCGGCAAGCGCTCCGGGAATGACACTGCCGCCTGCGGTAGACAGTACCGGGGCGAGCGGCGCGAAGCCTGCCTGCTGCGCAAGCTGACCGGCATCAGTACCGGTGAAGGCAGCCCAGCGGTAGCGCCAGGGCTCCTGCTGATCAGAGATGTAGCTGACCAGCTGGCCCGGATGGATCAGGAAGCAGTCTCCGGCTCCCAGCTCGTACGTATGCTCCTCTGTCCGGAAGACCCCGGAGCCTGATTCAATATAATGGAGCAGATAGTAATCGTAGATCTTGGGGCCTGCCTGATGCAGCGGGAGCGTCTGGCTCTCTCCTGCAAAGAGTACATGCAGCAGCTGCTTATCGTAATATACAGGATTTGATCCTACTGAATAGGTATGTTGCACTGCAAGCCGCCTTTCTGGATCAGAACGCTTCCATAGCTAAGTGTATAGGGAGCGCCCGTTCACTTTTCTTCTTACCGAGTATAGTCTCTTCAGAGACGAAAGTCACATTTGTCCATATATTGCACACATGATTGCATTATCAGGGCAAGTCTGATTTTATTATAATGTAAGCATAAAGGACGCAAGCTATAATCCACAGTCCCAGCACAAGCAGCGAAAGGATGGAGTGTCAATAATGAGCATACAGGAACTTAACAGTACATTTATCAAGAAGTACGGGGAGAGCGGGGAAGCCGCGCGGGTATTCTACGCACCGGGCCGCGTGAATCTGATCGGAGAGCATCTGGATTACAACGGAGGTTATGTTTTCCCGGCAGCCCTGGACTTCGGAACCACCCTGATCGTGCGCCCGCGTACAGACGGCAAAGTTCAATTCGCATCCACGAATTTCCCTTATGAAGCTTCCATCGATTTCAGTGACATCGGTGCAGCCAAGACCGGCGAATGGGTGGACTATCCGGTCGGCGTAATGGTGGAGCTGGCTAAGAAGGGTCACCCGGTATCCGGGGGCTACGATCTTTTGTTCCATGGTGAGATTCCTAACGGCTCGGGCTTGTCCTCTTCCGCTTCGATTGAGGTAGTGACCGGCTTCGCCTTCCTGACGCTGCTTGGCGGTGACACAGATACGGTGGAGATCGCTCTCTTGTCCCAGCGCGCGG is a window of Paenibacillus sp. FSL H3-0469 DNA encoding:
- a CDS encoding fucose 4-O-acetylase; the encoded protein is MTRESPLDTRGETFFLNLRFMLIVTVFVANAIEPLIQEMSGLHTLYQWIFSFHMPLFVLVTGYFARSSLHGAPGRKVLLQIALQYVIFQSLYSLLDASLFHVNNIQHSFFAPYLLLWFLASHICWRLLMLGMSRWTRSAQLAFAVTAGMAVGYLQLDGIWFSISRTFVYLPFFVIGYHFSFGAFVKLYQRYVKSIAAAASLLLLLAVGLFGSDLPIGWLYGSMTYMQLGAHEWYAGLFRLAVYGLQFIASLSFLGLVPYGLSRMTGLGRRTLYVFLLHGFVVRTAVISGLYAYIGNSAGAALLLAGAVGCTVLLAQPAVRRLLNPLVEPPIDWMISLQRAAIRRSL
- a CDS encoding alpha/beta hydrolase, giving the protein MKKNIIRRRVLIGVVLVLLVAGVFIWRYLTPYKPEARAETALISAGGVTVEENDNWISFDPSVVLGTAVIFYPGALVKAEAYAPLARKVAAAGHPFYIARMPLNLAVIKGDAAEEIIRVHPKQSFVLGGHSLGGVMASRFAADHAGQLEGVFFLASYPDEKGSLKDTTLSVLSVLGTQDKVVDQKSYNKGRSYLPGNTVYVSVEGGNHAQFGSYGAQKGDGTAAITEEEQQTRTVRAMLDWLGNLRQSK
- a CDS encoding HAD family hydrolase; this translates as MPVLHINELSVPVSGILFDKDGTLLDLLATWGSWAELVLEGLGSQLTLIGSRPVTGADLAPVLGTTHDASGRITGYDPAGPLSMATAEESTGILAWQLYTAGVPWNEAVTRVNAISKEAMNELRRRRTAVPMPGLIPFLEQCAAASLKLGVVTSDNLSTTREHLEWLGISEYFGAVVTRDRVKYGKPAPEMAEKACQELGLLPEEAVIIGDSNADMQLGRGAGLRLAVGISPDGRANHLLDADMVVSGYPALRLTV
- a CDS encoding NAD-dependent protein deacylase; translated protein: MEQLQQLTSWIQKSNNIVFFGGAGTSTESGIPDFRSAAGLYQTQHNSPYPPEVMLSRSFFMSSPDIFFDFYRSKMIHPGAKPNGAHSLLAELEESGRLKAVITQNIDGLHQIAGSRRVLELHGSIHRNHCMGCQRYYGLEEWLAQEGSVPRCEDCGGIIKPDVVLYEEALDHEVLVEAVDAITAADLLIIGGTSLTVQPAASLVTYFRGQHTVLLNGEPTPYDDQADLIITERIGEVLGRVQRLLG
- the mgrA gene encoding L-glyceraldehyde 3-phosphate reductase; this translates as MVYVASDERYEGMRYNRTGRSGLKLPAISLGLWHNFGGIDAYENGREMITRAFDLGITHFDLANNYGPPAGSAEELFGKVLARDLAPYRDELVISTKAGYTMWPGPYGDWGSRKYILSSLDQSLKRLGLDYVDIFYSHRPDPETPMEETMGALDHAVRSGKALYIGLSNYSAEQTRQAIAILKDLGTPLLIHQPRYSMLDRWIEGGLQEVLEEHGVGSIAFTPLAQGLLTNKYLNGIPGDSRAAGPSAALNESRITPEVLRRIHALNQMAVARGQSLAQFALLWTLRGGRITSALIGASRVSQIEENIAALSHSDFTQEELDRIETILKTEE
- a CDS encoding AraC family transcriptional regulator, translating into MQHTYSVGSNPVYYDKQLLHVLFAGESQTLPLHQAGPKIYDYYLLHYIESGSGVFRTEEHTYELGAGDCFLIHPGQLVSYISDQQEPWRYRWAAFTGTDAGQLAQQAGFAPLAPVLSTAGGSVIPGALAGMMSAFYANKESAALTSLGYLYLIAGEAAELLVSSSRLPGAESQIKRTVKQMIHYMASQYAHPVSIEQMCGSLGYNRAYLSRIFKQETGLSPVTYLLKLRVEKSRQLLRERPELSVEQVAASVGLTDALYFSRQFKRFYRQSPTAYRQATVNPGEK